The genome window gagcaaaatgaaagacttttataggcTGAGAGGAGTGAAAACAAGTAAGGTGTAGTTGGCAAAAATATGGGTTGGTTATTGTAAAGTTACATTCCTTGAGGGGATGGTAGGGGTCTATCAGGCAGATGACCTAACCAGTGCTGATCAGGAGATTCTTGATTCACTGGCTTAAGGTTCCATTTCTGAGAGAGCCAAAACTGTAATTAAGTCTAGGTTTGGTGACATGGGGCTTAGTATAAGTGACTCCATTTCAGACCTGCAAGGCAAATGCACTGTATTCTGCCTCTTGCCCATAACCAAGTTTGATCACTTGGAGTGAGCTGTATTACGCATGAGCTCTCTGAACTCTTATGTAACATCCATCCACTCAAATCTCACATAGTTTGTCCAGGATAAGTGATGGTAGAGGTGGGAATCTATCACTGATTATAAAAGTCAAATCTAATCAGAGAAAAGAGATTGACTTATCCTGAAACATTCAACATGCACTGTGTAAAGTACATATAGGCTGTCGTGGCGCCTTGCGGGAAGAAGTTGGTGTTTCTCTGGGCCCTGGTGCTGAGGACGCAGTCCGGGTGGCCCCTGGCCTCTTCCTACCCACCCCTCAGCCCGCCTTTTCCCCCGCTCATCTGGCAGGATGAAGCGTGCAGGCCTGGGTGAAGGAGTACCTCCTGGCAACTATGGGAACTATGGCTATCCTAATAGTGGATATAGTGCctgtgaagaagaaaatgagagactCACGGAAAGTCTAAGAAACAAAGTAACTGCTATAAAATCTCTTTCCATTGAAATAGGCCACGAAgttaaacatcaaaataaattattagcTGAAATGGATTCAGAGTTTGATTCTACAACTGGATTTCTAGGTAAAACTATGGGAAAACTGAAGATTTTATCCAGAGGGAGCCAAACAAAGCTGCTGTGCTATATGATGCTGTTTtcgttgtttgtcttttttgtcatttattggATTATTAAACTGAGGTGATGCAAGTTAGTGTGAATTTGGAATTTGTTCCAACTTAACGGCTTGGAGTACCACTTCAGTAAAAAATCAGCATCAGAACATtcttaaatttcaaataatactATGGCTTTTTCCATCAAAGATTACTgaattttacttgttttataaATCACATTCGCTAATACAGTGCTCTTCGAATACTGTTTcttagtgattcattttttgccCCTATTTTCAGGGGTACTGAGGTGGTCCAAGGTCAGTCTGGccctaacaatttttttttcctgtttttgctgTCAGATTAAATAGCAGTATAATATTCTGTTGTTACCATAAATGTAAGTTTGTGTTCCACATAAAGAAACTTAGTGGGAGAATACAATGCCTGGAGAGCCTGGTGCTGAGCTCTTAAGGTGGTGAGCAAGTTTGTGATGGGTGGTAAATGTAGTTTCCTGAATTGTCATTGCCCCTGATGATgtactctcctttccttctttatttggTTAAAATTGTAGGCTGATTTCTTTTTACCTACAGTTTTCCTAATAATGTTTGATGATATGACCCTTCTTCTGCCTATGCCCAAGGACCTCATTCTTTAATAAAACTTGTTATTTTGGCATATTTCTAGTAGGGTCCAAAACAAATGTGTACCAGTATAGTTGTCattttatattaactttgtatatCTACCATTGACTTGGCTTATaatagttttatgattttagctACTTGGGCCATTTGTTATCATTTATGATAGGATAATGTGAAGCTGAAGTGATTGCTAAGCTCTGAATGGAAATAAAGTGTGCAAGAAAAGTAATTGCCTCTGCTCTATTATGTGCTCacaataaatattggaaataTTCAGGCATTGAACTTGGGGTTAAGAGCACTGTTGCTTTCATCCAGTATATTtgtttatagaaaacaaaatgcaaaagtgGACTGCTGAATAGAAAGAGATATTAAAGTGTGAAATACTCTGTATTGCTACTATTttggaatttgtccatttatgggctccaaaaataaaacttttaatgaaatataaaaaaaataaagtacatataaaatggtcaaagaaagaaatgtagaaaagaagCATACCATAAAGAGCTTATGTAaatattcccctccccccaaaagatTTCCTTATTCTACTGAATATAGGACTATTTCAAGGAGTATCATTCTCAGAGCTAGTACCACAGTTCTGAATTAtagttagatttttttcctttgcctcccAAGAAGCATATGGTAtttacatacagtggaatattactcaaccataaaaaaagaaatgaaataatgccacttgcagcaacatggatggacctagagattagtatactaagtgaagtaagtcagattaacaaatacacactgctatatataaaatagataaacaacaagaacctaccacatagcacaggaaattatatttaatatcttataataatgtataatggaaaagaatatgaatatatatatatctgaatcactttgctgtacacctgaaactaacacaacattgtaaatcagctatacttcaataaaaaattgcaTCTAAGGCATAACTGAGTGTATACATCAAAGGAATAGTTATTGACTTCAGGAAGTACTCTGTTCCTTACTCAGAAATGTGAGGCCACATCAATCACTCAGATTTCACAGATGAGCTATAAGTGATCCAATAAATGGAAATAGTACTATAAGATAAGAATATTTAATCTGTTCTGACCTGGACAGAGAGTAATTATTATTATGATATAGTTTATCAAAATACTCCAAAGGGAACAAAGTGAAAGGAAATCCATTCCCTCATGCTTAATTTATGTAAAACATCAAATCAAATGAGCCTAAATAATTGAGGCTACTTACAATTGCAAAGACTTCGAAGAGTGAAAAACACAAGGAAACTCTGAATGGAAAAACATAAACCTGGGTAAAAATGCTAGAAAGTAAAAGAGTTAATGACAGTTGACAGTTGTTGAATGCTTCCCCTGTTTCAGGCACCTTTTGAAGCACTATACATATAACATCTGCTTTCATCACCAAGACAATCTTATGTAGTAGACACTCTTGTAGCtttactttatagatgaggaagttaAAGCACCGAAAGAGACTAAGGAACTTGTTTAAGGTCACGAAGTAAGTGATAAATTCAAACACTGAGAGCCTGGTTCCAGAGGCCAAGCAGTTAACTGCCAAGATATTAAACAAGAAACAAGAGAGCTTAGTAgaaaggagaccagttaggaggccagAGTCAAAGTGGAAGGTAACGAGTGCTTGAAATGCTGATAAATGCAGTACGAATTTAAGATTTATAACAGATTTTGCAGAAGAAGAATCAGTAGAAGTTGATAACTGATTATatatgaaggaagaaaaagagttcAGTTGACTGAAGTTTTAAGTCTGAGTAATTTGGTAGTTATATTAACTAAATAGGAAAAAGGAACTGTGGCTGGTTTATGAGAAAAGATGAGTTCAGTTTTAGATGCATAAAATTGAGATATCCTTAGGATATATTGTGTATAAATAAATGCCCAGAAGGCAAATGAAAACATAGGCTTGAATCCTTCAAAAATGGCTATTGACACAATTTtgggaatatatatttatacagaaaATTGATCTGGGGACTGATCTTTAAAAGGAACTATAATGAGTAGACAGAAGAATATGTTTAAGGGAAGGAAACTTTATCCATGTTTATCAGAAAGGTAAGAGGAGAATCAGAAGAGTTCACTGTTctagaaatcaagaaaatgaaaattttccagCAGGAAAAGATATTCAAAAGTGTATAATGCTGCAAAGGAATTGAGCAGGATGAGAACTTAGAAGATGTCATTGTATTGTCAGAAGAGTGTGAAAGAGTAGTTTTATTATAATGGTGAGGGCAGAAGACATATTAcaagtcatcaaaaacaaagaaatattagtGGAGATAAGAGATGAATATACAACTCTTTTAAGACATTCATtcaggaagaaaacataaatgattAAGCACagctttaagaagaaaaaggggTCAAATAAGGACTGCTTTAAGCCACTGACTCTTTAAGCAGAGGTGTAGACAGAGATAAAGAAATTAGAGGGGAGATGTATTCAAAAtaaaagatggaagaaataatttatttcatttcctaaGAAGAGATCAGAATAGGACTAAAAACACAAGAATATAAAGGCAGATGATGAGACATTAAGATCAATGTTTTCCAAATGCCAGTTCATGAACTGATTCTACAAAGCATCAGAATCATCCCAGGAGCTTACTTAAAAGATTGATTCCTGTGCTTATGTTCCCCATAGGTTCTAATTCAGTAGGGCTTAGTTGTGTCTAAAAACCTGCATATTTAAATAGCTGCTCAAGCAACACTTGAATAGCTATAGAGCAGTTGTCCTCACTTCTATCAGACCAATGCCGCCTTGTCTTAACAAATATTTTGCAATATCCTCTTTCTGAAAATCATAAATAATAGAACTCATCCACATACAAAATATCAATGTAACAGTCTGTAGAAGAGAAATACCAAGAAAGGGCTACATAATATggtaatacatatacataaatataatgtattacatatttcaatttgtAAATGTTTGGACAGGAATATACTAGAAGACATAATGGAGTAGTCAGATGCTTGTACctacttaaaacaaaaaagtttcaaTTTAAGATAAATAAGACAACATTGAACTGAATATCTTCACTACTTTATATTTGCCTTTTCCAAATAAGGGCtgtaatttgcagcaacatggatggacttggagggcattatgctaagagaaataagtcagacagagaaagacaaatactgtatgatatcacttatatgtggggtctaaaaattcaacaaactagtaaatacaacataaaagaagcagactcagagatatagagaacaatCTAGTGATTACCAATAGGgatagggaggggaggggcaatataggggtgggagagtgggaTGTTCAAGCTAtcgggtgtaagataggctacaaggaCGTATTGTACCATAtgtggaatatagccaatattttgtaataactgtaaatggagtgtaaactttaaagttgtataaaaaattaaaattaaaaaataagggcTGTAGAACTATATCCATAGAATTACCATGAATATGACAAAATTGCCATATATGTGTCAACTACAAATGTGGGTTAATACAGGGGTATTGTATTGACAACTCAAATACCACAAGTGGGCACTGGCACTGATGACATGATTTTTGGAAATAGTAAACAACTCTATGTGAAATACTAAGCAAAATAAAGTAAGATCTTACCTTGATTTACACAGTAGTTGCATTTCTGGAAAAGTCAGCAGGTAGTAAACCTATACAAAAGGaatttgcatttatataaaaaatggaGTTGTATTCTATGCCCAGATAATTTTAGGTTTTTGCCTACATGAATTTCTGGGGGAGGCATTTGAAAGCCATATggagaaccacaaaagaccctgaatagccaaagtaatcttgacaaaaaagaacagagctggaggtatcacacatccctgacttcagactatactacaaagctacagtaatcaaaatagtatagtactgccacaaaaacagacacatagaccaagagaatacaatagagagcccagaaataaccccatacacatatggtcaattaatctaggaCAAatggggcaagaatatacaatgggcaaaagatagtctcttcaataactggtgctgggaaaactggacagttacacataaaagaatgaaattagaacattttctcagacTGTATACAAAaagagactcaaaatggattaaagacttaatgtaagacctgaaactacaaaaattctagaagaaaacgcAGGCAGAACACTCTTACATAAATTATAGCAGTATTTTTTGGATACGTCTCcttaggcaaaggaaacaaaagcaaaaataaacaaaagacacctaattaaacttacaagtttttgcacagcaaagaaaatcaacaaaacaaaaatacagtctACTgagtgggggaaaatatttgtaaatgatatgaccaataaggggttaatatccaaaatatataaacagttcatacaacttaatattaaaagaaatgaaaaactcaattaaaaattgggcagaagacttgaatagacacttttccaaagaagatatacacatgactaacaggcacatgaaaagataccaacatcactaatcatcagagaaatgcaaagcaagaccacaatgagttatcacgtcacatctgtcagaatggctgtcatcaaaaagaacacaaataacaaatgttggtgaggatgtggagaaaagggaacccttggtgaaaatgtaaaatggtgcaaccactgtggaaaacagtatgggggtttctCAAAAGACTataaatagaactatcatatggtAATATGgtctagcaatttcactcctggatatatatctgaagaaaatgaaaacactaaattgaaaagatgaattattactcagccataaaaaaatgaaattttgtcatttgcaacaacatggatggacctaaagtgtattatgcttagtgagatagtgaaagataaataacatatgctatcacttatatgtgggatctaaaaaataaaatgaatgaatataacaaaacagaaacagactgacagatatagagaacaaactagtgattaccagtggggagaaggaaaaaggaggggcaagctaggggtaggagattaagaggtacaaactacactgtataaagtaaataagctacaaggatatattgcacagcacaaggaatatagccaatattttataatgactttaagcagagtataatctataaaaatattgaatcactatgttgtacacctgaaattatcataatattgtaaatcgactatacttttcttatgtcaaaattaaaaaaaaatagaacaatatGGGATACAGGGAAAATCTTCACCCTGTGGGGTTGTCCCACGTATTGCAGGGCATCTAGTATCCTTGGCCCCCACCCGTTACATGCCAGTACCATCCCCATgcattgtgacaaccaaaagaaAATGCCACCCCCTCCATTTCTAAAACATCCCCTAGGAATGGTACTGCCCACTTGGATAACCACTGCTCCAAAAGAAGATAACAGAGACTAAAGTTTAAGTTCCTTCAGGTACATAAGAAATCATAGAAATGTGGGAAATGTATGGATGCTAAGCAATGGGTTTTGTGGAGCCTGTGATGAACTAGAGAATACAGATCTCACCTTAAGGTTTtacattaaaagtattttaacCTTAAGGTATTTACatgttaaaaatgtttccatattGTATCAGCAAATGTACTTACTTTTctaattaacaaatgaatgaatttaatttgTAATACAAGGATAGCCTTTATGTAGGCGTGTGTCATATTTGCACTTTTACAAAAAGCAATCCTTAAACATAAGAATTTTATTCTTGAAGGAAAGTTTCCAAGCATCAGCCAGATATGAGCTTTTCAAAATGAGAGCTTGATGTTTAGGAAATCATGACCAGCAATGCTATAACCAAACTAATTAAAATAGACTAGAATAGAACATAGCAGACTACATAAGGGTATTATTTTGTCAAGTGTTTATTTCAGGTGTGCGTtcatgtgtgtgaatgtgtatatgttacacATGATGTAAATTGTATTTAATTAGGGGTCTTAGTAAAAACAAGCATTGAAAACACTGGAGTAGATGATTAGATAAGGATTTGGAGTACTGCAGGATCTTCCCCAATAATACTATAGCCATTCAGCATAGTACTCTCCTTTTGTATACTTGTTAGGAGCACACTTTGGAGTCAAAGAGACCAGGTTTTGAGTTCCAGCTGTACCACTCAGGCATGTGACTATTGGCAACTTTCTTAAACTCTCTTAGCCACAGTTTCCTTATCAATAAATTGAAGATGGTAATGCATTAtaagatttttataataattaaatgaaataatgtatgtaaatgctTAGTATATTGTTTGCcacatagtaaataataaatgacaGGTGCTATTATTACCTTAATAATCACGAACACGTAAGGTTTTCCTGGTAGACCAGGCAAATATGAGATACAAATGTCATGTGGTCAAATATGTCaaatgctttcttccttttttagagAAATTCTTTGAAATGTCTGAAAATATCATTTGTATTAATCAtctatttctgtgtaacaaattactctaaaatttagcagcttaaaacaacaaacatttattatctcacacagtttTTGAGAATCAGGAATCTGGGATCACTGtagctgggtggttctgactCAGGGTTTACCATAAAGTGGCAGTTAAGCTCTGACTAGGAATACGAGCTCTAAAGGGGCTAAAGTATCCACTTAACAATCACATTTATGTAACTGTGGGCAGGAAGCatcagttccttgccatgtgggcttCTCCACAGGCCTGCTCATGACATGGCTTTCCCCAGAGCACGTGATCCAAGATAGAGAGAGACAGTTAGAACACCAAAGATAGAAGCCACAGTTTTGTATAACTTAATCCCTGAAGTGGCTTAACATTACTTCTGCCATAAACTATTGGCCACAA of Hippopotamus amphibius kiboko isolate mHipAmp2 chromosome X, mHipAmp2.hap2, whole genome shotgun sequence contains these proteins:
- the LOC130842430 gene encoding BET1 homolog; translated protein: MKRAGLGEGVPPGNYGNYGYPNSGYSACEEENERLTESLRNKVTAIKSLSIEIGHEVKHQNKLLAEMDSEFDSTTGFLGKTMGKLKILSRGSQTKLLCYMMLFSLFVFFVIYWIIKLR